In Desulfobacterales bacterium, the DNA window GCACCGGGGAACACCTGCATTTCAGCTCTTAAGGAGATGTCGAAAACCGATAAACCAGCCCGTAATAACAGCAAGGGATGTGGCGGGGTGATGCGGATGGCGCCGGCCGGATTGTTTCACTGGCGCCTGAAAAACTACCATTCACCGCAGGAAACCTTCCAACTCGGAAAGGAACTGGCAGCGCTAACTCACGGTCACCCTACCGGAGCGCTTACTGGTGGGGTGCTGGCTATTCTGATCTTAGCGCTGGCAGATGGTGCGACACTACCGGACGCTCTTTCATTGGCTAAAACCTTATTACGTCAGGAACGCCAGCATGAAGAAACGCTGTTGGCCATACAGCTTGCCGAAGAATATTCGAAGGCTGACATGCCCCATGAAGTTGCTATTTCTAAAATCGGCTTGGGATGGATCGCCGAAGAAGCGCTTGCCATCTCGATTTATTGTGCTCTCGTTGCCCGCGATTTTCGGGATGGTATCATTCTGGCGGTGAATCACGATGGTGATTCAGACTCGACGGGTTCGATTACTGGCGATCTTCTTGGCACTGTTTATGGCGCAAATGCCATTCCGCATGAATGGCTAGAGCCTCTTGAGTTAAGGGCGGTGATAACCGAGTTGGCCCAAGATCTGTATGTTTTTCGCAACTGGAATATTGGCGAGTACTCAAATAACGAGGAATTAAACAAGTACATCTGGGAAAAATATCCTGGATACTAAAGGGGAAATATGGCTCCTGTATTTCAGCGGCCATATTTGATCAAGGTGCCTTGATGTCAATTTTTTCTTCTATAAAAGGTTTCGATGGCGAGTTAACTGGGTGGTTGTCCAAAAAACTGTTTCTCGATAGTGAAATTTATAAAGATTTTAACAACGTCACCATTAATACAAACAGTGGCACCACGCAAATTGATCAGATAATCGTTTCCAAATTCGGGATTTTTGTCATTGAGGTTAAAAATTTAAAAGGTTGGATTTTTGGGGATGAAAAAGCTGCAAAATGGACACAAGCCCTTAATGGGAAAAAATATCAGTTCCAGAATCCATTGCGGCAGAATTTCAGACACACAAAAGCGTTATCTGCGTTTCTTGGTATAGACCACTCCAAGATTTATTCCGTGGTGATGTTTTGGGGAGAGTGTGAATTCAAGACACCTATGCCGGAAAATGTCATGATGCGCGGCTGGACCAAGTATGTTAAATCCAAGTCGAAGATAATGTTCACAGATGATGAAGTCGTCCAAATCGGTGAAGCTATCATGACCGGCCGTCTCCCAGCGACCTGGAACACAAAAAAGGCTCACCTTCAATCACTGAAGGAGAGACACCAAGACGATGGCGTTTGCCCTAAATGCGGCCGTGGTCTCGTTTTGAGAACCGTTAGAAAAGGCCCCGAAATTGGAAGTCAGTTTTACGGATGTTCAGGATTTCCTCAGTGCCATTTCACAAAAGCCGCCAAAATTGCAAACGGATGAAGTCGAGTTTTGGTATCTGATGAAGATCACAGCCTGACCCAACTCTGCGATAAGAGAATAATATGGTGTGATATTGGAATGTTGTAAACTCCATTTGCCAATCCATTTTGATTGATCACAATATATTGAAATGCTCTGCGGGCAGTCCTAATTCCAGGCAATTGCAAAGTAAAACCGGTTTTTCACCTATCCGATTTTCTTGTTATAATCTCAATGTACGGCAAATATGCACCACCAACTCAAAGGCCCTTTATGTTCGTGACAAGCGGAAGAAAAAATAGATTGAAAATTCTAACAATACAAATGCTGCCAAATTGTAAAATCGCAGCTGATTTTTGCCATTCGGCGGATTGCGATCACCCGCAAATTCCTGCTCCAGGAGAAACTCATGACAAGAAGAAACCAAAACGCAAACCGACCGCGGGGCCTTCCCGGCCCGTCGCACAGCGACATGGACGAAACGGAATATGACCGGGAAATGACCGGGACGCATCTATTCAGATCGCTGAGTATCCGCGCTGTCACCTTTCGTAATCGCATCGTCATGTCGCCCATGTGCCAGTACAGTGCCGAAGAGGGGTTGGCAAACG includes these proteins:
- a CDS encoding NERD domain-containing protein gives rise to the protein MSIFSSIKGFDGELTGWLSKKLFLDSEIYKDFNNVTINTNSGTTQIDQIIVSKFGIFVIEVKNLKGWIFGDEKAAKWTQALNGKKYQFQNPLRQNFRHTKALSAFLGIDHSKIYSVVMFWGECEFKTPMPENVMMRGWTKYVKSKSKIMFTDDEVVQIGEAIMTGRLPATWNTKKAHLQSLKERHQDDGVCPKCGRGLVLRTVRKGPEIGSQFYGCSGFPQCHFTKAAKIANG